A genome region from Frankineae bacterium MT45 includes the following:
- a CDS encoding flagellar basal-body rod protein FlgB, translating into MLDDVTSVTLQAAMTGLAQRQRVTANNIANVETPGYIAQRVSFEDSLASAFSAGDPASTAVQQTASTDNSGVNGNNVNLSSEIVIDEETTMQNQLVAGALTAKYGLISTVLQG; encoded by the coding sequence GTGCTCGACGACGTCACGTCGGTGACACTGCAAGCGGCCATGACCGGCCTCGCGCAGCGTCAACGAGTAACTGCCAACAACATTGCCAACGTCGAGACGCCTGGCTACATAGCCCAGCGCGTCTCCTTCGAGGACAGCCTCGCCAGCGCGTTCAGTGCCGGCGACCCTGCTTCGACCGCTGTGCAGCAGACAGCCTCCACCGATAACTCCGGTGTGAACGGCAACAACGTCAACCTCAGTTCTGAGATCGTCATCGATGAAGAGACGACCATGCAGAACCAGCTCGTAGCCGGCGCCTTGACCGCCAAGTACGGGCTGATCAGCACTGTGCTGCAGGGCTGA
- a CDS encoding flagellar basal-body rod protein FlgC: MPLFDAISTTGTGMETYQTWLDTIANNIANINTVTPTSGPAFQATFVQAAANGTGADGVGTGVHVEQLAQSSAEGRVTYNPDSPVADKNGYVRLPDIDMGEQMGNMIMAQRALQANAAVVDRAKQCYQAAIDIGKNARS, encoded by the coding sequence ATGCCTCTATTCGACGCGATCTCGACCACGGGCACCGGTATGGAGACATACCAGACCTGGTTGGACACCATCGCTAACAACATCGCGAACATCAACACCGTGACTCCGACCTCGGGTCCGGCCTTTCAGGCAACCTTCGTCCAGGCCGCGGCCAACGGGACCGGCGCCGACGGCGTCGGGACCGGCGTGCACGTCGAGCAGCTGGCGCAGAGCTCGGCCGAGGGACGTGTCACCTACAACCCCGACAGCCCGGTCGCGGACAAGAACGGCTACGTCCGTCTCCCCGACATCGACATGGGCGAGCAGATGGGCAACATGATCATGGCCCAGCGAGCGCTGCAGGCCAACGCCGCCGTGGTCGACCGCGCCAAGCAGTGCTATCAGGCCGCGATCGACATCGGTAAGAACGCCCGCTCCTGA